In one Zymobacter palmae genomic region, the following are encoded:
- a CDS encoding phytochelatin synthase family protein, protein MSWMTRTTTAFTASLMLLTGTAWATPLDWATPEGVNRLSQSTNKQDLFTLAPQFEGQVNKVDCGVASAVIVLNALRAGKDGANIPLDTSVITPEEQQYLPHKEGWSPFWNRYTQNVVLDHLPKPRQEIFGKPSTEGGPSHYGLGLAEEVALLKHFQLDAQPYYVSSLTGEARTKAKQALIDALAAPDTFVIANIYRPALGQKGGGHFSPLGAYDARSDSFLMMDVSNTTFTWVWVDSDELLKSLNTVDGDSGMYRGFVVVK, encoded by the coding sequence ATGTCTTGGATGACCAGAACAACGACCGCGTTCACTGCCTCACTGATGCTGCTGACGGGCACGGCGTGGGCCACGCCGCTGGACTGGGCTACCCCTGAAGGGGTCAATCGCCTGAGCCAGTCCACCAATAAGCAGGACTTGTTCACCCTTGCGCCGCAGTTCGAAGGCCAAGTCAATAAAGTGGACTGCGGCGTTGCCAGTGCGGTGATCGTGCTGAACGCCCTGCGTGCCGGCAAGGACGGCGCGAACATTCCGCTCGACACCTCTGTGATCACGCCGGAGGAGCAACAGTATCTGCCGCACAAGGAAGGTTGGAGCCCGTTCTGGAACCGCTATACGCAGAACGTCGTGCTGGATCACCTGCCCAAGCCTCGACAGGAAATCTTCGGTAAACCGTCCACTGAAGGCGGCCCCTCGCACTACGGCCTTGGACTGGCTGAGGAAGTGGCTCTGTTGAAACACTTCCAGCTTGATGCCCAGCCGTACTACGTCAGCTCGCTGACGGGTGAAGCCAGAACTAAGGCCAAGCAGGCCCTGATCGACGCACTGGCGGCTCCCGACACCTTCGTGATCGCCAATATCTACCGCCCGGCACTGGGCCAGAAAGGGGGTGGCCACTTCTCACCGCTGGGCGCATATGACGCCAGAAGTGACTCGTTCTTGATGATGGATGTCTCGAACACCACCTTTACGTGGGTCTGGGTCGATAGCGACGAACTGTTGAAATCGCTGAATACCGTTGATGGCGATAGCGGCATGTATCGCGGATTTGTCGTGGTGAAATGA
- the aroQ gene encoding type II 3-dehydroquinate dehydratase gives MNSILVLNGPNLNLLGKREPHIYGHETLADVEQSVIAHAAGRATVVCQQSNHEGTLVDLIQDARGQFDGIIINAGAYTHTSVAILDALNAFEGKVVELHISNVHRREAFRHHSYLSVRADAVVAGMGTFGYLASLDYLLKVLGD, from the coding sequence ATGAACAGCATTCTCGTCCTCAACGGCCCCAACCTGAACCTGCTGGGCAAGCGCGAGCCGCATATCTACGGCCACGAAACGCTGGCTGATGTCGAACAGAGCGTCATCGCTCACGCGGCAGGGCGCGCAACGGTGGTCTGTCAGCAGTCCAACCATGAAGGCACGCTGGTTGATCTGATCCAAGACGCACGCGGCCAGTTCGACGGCATCATTATCAATGCTGGAGCTTATACCCATACGTCGGTCGCCATTCTTGATGCGCTGAATGCGTTCGAAGGAAAGGTAGTCGAGCTGCATATCTCTAACGTCCATCGCCGCGAAGCATTTCGTCACCATTCCTACTTGTCAGTGCGCGCTGACGCTGTAGTCGCTGGTATGGGGACATTCGGCTATCTGGCATCGCTTGATTATCTATTAAAGGTACTCGGCGACTAG
- a CDS encoding ATP-binding protein — translation MTGQRDMSVRTGRLTVLLGAAPGVGKTHAMLTRAHELLHRNADVVVAAVNTHGSKALEELLAALPHHEREGWDTTELDLDGILARRPEIALVDDLAHRNPIGSRHEHRWQDIEELLDAGIDVLTTVNVHHLESLNDVVEQITGIRISDTVPDALFDRLHDIRLVDLPARELIERLSQGKVSLPEPNASQVRAFFKPSHLMALRELAMQTVAEHVDADLRERRSEAKASSAIQRHVMVAIDGRGQSDYLVRAGCRIAERRGVPWSVVTVKSAAESTYKGTRRRFQWHRRARQARQLEIDRAFALARSLGGSTTVLHGADIAATLLNAADARNARTIVIGRTRRRPLAKLLTRSLTQQLLLHGARYELTIASLPRGREEPRPLPPSMPPRWTLREPALLIGGTLAAVVAALAGEHLLNLADISMVFILAVLLVASRTRMAVALMMALVCFLAYNFLSIEPRATFYIGSPRGITTVAMFLATALIAGRLASRLRSQVVALHAANAHAVAMQLLGRQLAQAADLGQVISASAQVLQGTLKVEVWMSIGEERYPPGPDDPLSARGREAAEWTRQHGQPSGRFTDTLAQSRWWCLPVASDRTVLGVIALKFPDKVRSLTFEQRRLAEGMVMDIGQAALRTRLVEDLEAARVSSETERLRAALLSSVSHDLRSPLSSMIGASDSLLHYGYAMNDDDRTSLLETIKIEGERLDRYIQNLLDMTRLGQPGLTLTWDWIGIDELIGSAVRRLNRYVPHARVAIQMPERLPPVQVHLALLEQAIFNVMENAAKFSPNAPIDVQVSRTEQDWLRIDVSDAGPGIPAHERHRVFDMFYSVERGDRGHHGTGLGLTIVQGIIKAHDGQVEALPGPQGTGTTIRVELPWRASTRQEEAHVEEHS, via the coding sequence ATGACGGGACAGCGTGACATGAGCGTGCGAACGGGACGATTGACGGTTTTGCTGGGGGCCGCGCCGGGCGTGGGAAAGACGCATGCGATGTTGACCCGTGCGCACGAGCTGCTGCACCGAAACGCCGATGTCGTAGTGGCGGCCGTCAATACGCATGGCAGCAAGGCGCTGGAGGAACTGCTGGCCGCACTGCCGCACCATGAGCGTGAGGGTTGGGATACGACCGAGCTGGACCTGGATGGCATTCTGGCACGGCGTCCTGAAATAGCGCTGGTCGATGACCTTGCTCACCGCAACCCTATCGGCTCGCGCCACGAACACCGCTGGCAGGATATCGAAGAGCTGCTGGATGCCGGTATCGACGTACTGACCACCGTCAATGTGCACCATCTGGAAAGCCTTAATGACGTGGTCGAGCAGATCACGGGCATACGCATCAGCGATACGGTGCCTGATGCACTGTTCGACCGCCTGCACGATATTCGCCTCGTTGATCTGCCTGCGCGTGAATTGATCGAGCGTCTGAGTCAGGGCAAGGTCAGTTTGCCCGAGCCGAATGCCTCGCAGGTGCGGGCTTTCTTCAAGCCGTCTCATCTGATGGCGCTGCGTGAGCTGGCGATGCAGACCGTGGCCGAGCATGTGGATGCCGACCTGCGTGAGCGCCGCAGCGAGGCTAAGGCCAGCAGTGCCATTCAGCGCCATGTGATGGTTGCCATCGACGGGCGGGGGCAGTCGGACTATCTGGTGCGTGCGGGCTGCCGCATTGCCGAACGGCGCGGTGTACCGTGGTCGGTGGTGACCGTGAAGTCGGCAGCAGAAAGCACCTACAAAGGCACGCGCCGTCGTTTCCAGTGGCATCGACGGGCCCGGCAGGCGCGCCAGCTCGAAATCGACCGTGCTTTTGCGCTAGCCCGCAGTCTGGGGGGCAGCACGACGGTGCTGCACGGTGCCGATATTGCAGCGACATTGCTGAACGCCGCGGATGCGCGTAATGCCCGTACCATCGTGATTGGCCGTACGCGCCGCCGCCCTCTGGCGAAGCTGCTGACCCGTAGCCTGACGCAACAGCTGCTGCTGCATGGTGCACGCTATGAACTGACCATTGCTAGCCTACCTCGGGGGCGCGAAGAACCGCGTCCCTTGCCGCCATCGATGCCGCCGCGCTGGACGCTGCGTGAGCCTGCGCTGTTGATTGGTGGCACGCTGGCAGCCGTTGTTGCTGCGTTGGCTGGCGAACATCTGCTCAACCTAGCCGACATCTCGATGGTCTTCATTCTGGCCGTGCTGCTGGTCGCCTCGCGCACGCGCATGGCCGTGGCGCTGATGATGGCGCTAGTGTGCTTTCTGGCCTACAACTTCCTGTCGATTGAACCGCGTGCCACGTTCTATATCGGTAGCCCTCGTGGCATCACGACCGTCGCGATGTTTTTGGCTACGGCCCTGATCGCAGGACGGCTAGCGTCGCGGCTGCGTTCTCAGGTGGTGGCACTGCACGCGGCCAATGCGCACGCGGTTGCCATGCAGTTGCTGGGGCGTCAGCTGGCGCAGGCCGCCGATCTGGGACAGGTTATCTCGGCCAGTGCGCAGGTGTTGCAAGGCACGCTCAAGGTCGAGGTTTGGATGTCGATCGGTGAGGAGCGCTATCCGCCGGGGCCTGATGACCCTTTAAGTGCGCGCGGTCGAGAGGCTGCTGAATGGACGCGCCAGCACGGCCAGCCCAGCGGGCGCTTCACCGATACACTGGCGCAGAGCCGCTGGTGGTGCCTGCCCGTGGCTTCCGATCGAACGGTACTGGGGGTCATCGCACTGAAATTTCCCGACAAGGTGCGTTCGCTGACGTTTGAGCAGCGTCGTCTTGCGGAAGGGATGGTGATGGACATCGGCCAGGCCGCACTGCGCACGCGGCTGGTTGAAGACCTAGAAGCTGCGCGCGTCAGTTCCGAGACTGAACGACTGCGCGCTGCGCTGCTATCATCGGTCTCACACGACCTGCGTTCCCCTTTGTCGTCCATGATCGGTGCCTCGGACAGCCTGCTGCATTATGGGTACGCGATGAACGACGATGACCGTACTAGCCTGCTTGAAACGATCAAGATCGAAGGCGAACGGTTGGATCGCTATATCCAGAACCTGCTGGACATGACACGCCTCGGGCAGCCAGGGCTGACCTTGACGTGGGACTGGATCGGGATTGACGAATTGATTGGTTCAGCCGTGCGACGTCTGAACCGCTATGTGCCGCATGCGCGTGTGGCGATCCAGATGCCTGAGCGCTTGCCGCCCGTGCAGGTGCATCTTGCGCTGCTGGAGCAGGCGATCTTCAACGTGATGGAGAACGCGGCCAAGTTCTCGCCCAACGCTCCGATCGACGTGCAGGTCTCGCGGACCGAGCAGGACTGGCTGCGGATCGACGTTTCTGATGCGGGCCCCGGTATTCCTGCCCATGAGCGTCATCGTGTCTTCGACATGTTCTACAGCGTCGAACGAGGGGACCGTGGTCATCACGGTACGGGATTGGGGCTGACCATCGTACAGGGCATCATCAAGGCCCACGATGGGCAGGTCGAAGCGCTGCCGGGGCCACAAGGCACCGGTACTACGATAAGAGTGGAGTTGCCGTGGCGAGCATCGACGCGGCAGGAGGAGGCCCATGTCGAAGAGCATTCATGA
- a CDS encoding response regulator, which translates to MSKSIHDPSLTLPPARILVIDDEPQIRRFLDISLRAQGYQTLLAATGEEGQRCLVEEGADLVILDLGLPDQDGRDVLKAIRLWSDVTIIVLTVRADEHQKVALLDTGANDYVTKPFGIEELMARIRAFLRNRSQPEDLQQPLYDDGHLRIDLMRHEVALNDEPVALTPKEFALLAFLVRQPGGIVTQTQLLREIWGPTHQDDAHYLRILVNKLRSKLCDNASSPRYIITEPGVGLRFLPQR; encoded by the coding sequence ATGTCGAAGAGCATTCATGACCCTTCACTGACGTTACCCCCCGCCCGGATTCTGGTCATCGACGATGAACCGCAAATACGGCGTTTTCTCGACATCAGTCTGCGTGCACAGGGGTATCAGACCTTGCTGGCTGCCACGGGGGAAGAAGGGCAGCGATGCCTAGTGGAAGAGGGAGCCGATCTGGTCATTTTAGATCTGGGGCTGCCCGATCAGGACGGCCGCGACGTGCTGAAAGCGATCCGGCTGTGGTCGGATGTCACCATCATCGTGCTGACCGTTCGCGCCGATGAGCACCAGAAGGTGGCGCTGCTGGATACAGGGGCCAACGATTACGTGACCAAGCCGTTCGGTATCGAAGAACTGATGGCCCGTATCCGTGCCTTCCTGCGCAATCGCAGCCAACCCGAAGATCTTCAGCAGCCCCTGTATGACGACGGTCATTTGCGCATTGACCTGATGCGCCACGAAGTGGCGCTAAACGATGAGCCGGTCGCCCTCACCCCGAAGGAGTTCGCACTGCTGGCCTTTCTGGTACGCCAGCCAGGCGGCATCGTGACCCAGACCCAGCTGCTGCGCGAGATATGGGGACCGACGCATCAAGATGACGCCCACTACCTGCGCATACTGGTGAATAAGCTCAGAAGTAAACTGTGCGACAACGCCTCGTCACCGCGGTATATCATTACCGAACCCGGGGTTGGGCTACGCTTCCTTCCTCAGCGTTGA
- a CDS encoding C40 family peptidase: MNEISGRERKAMAALGRWIVMMSMLLLMAGCATTASRAPLKVTDGPVDGRRQKVIATAQRSVGVPYKLGGTSINDGVDCSGLALLAYRQAGVALPRSSNQQYHFLPKARVAQPGDLLFFGSKGQAWHVGLYVGNNTMIHAPGKGRKVQKTSLDVAYWKSHYLGAGRLAP, translated from the coding sequence ATGAACGAGATAAGCGGCAGAGAGAGGAAGGCTATGGCGGCACTGGGGCGTTGGATAGTGATGATGAGCATGCTGCTGCTGATGGCAGGGTGCGCAACGACGGCATCGCGTGCACCGCTCAAGGTGACCGACGGCCCAGTTGATGGGCGACGCCAGAAGGTCATTGCCACGGCTCAGCGCAGCGTTGGGGTGCCCTACAAGCTAGGGGGAACGTCGATCAACGACGGCGTCGATTGCAGCGGCCTTGCCCTTCTTGCCTATCGTCAGGCAGGCGTAGCGCTGCCGCGCAGCAGTAACCAGCAGTACCACTTCCTTCCCAAAGCGCGTGTTGCTCAACCGGGCGATCTGCTGTTCTTCGGCAGCAAGGGCCAGGCTTGGCATGTTGGGCTGTACGTGGGCAACAACACCATGATCCATGCGCCTGGAAAAGGGCGGAAGGTGCAAAAGACATCACTAGACGTCGCCTACTGGAAATCGCACTACCTCGGTGCGGGGCGATTAGCGCCCTGA
- a CDS encoding isocitrate dehydrogenase, producing the protein MTDRIAVIRGDGIGPEIMEATLHVLDVLKADLEYEFVEAGMSAYEKTGELLPQATLDTIARLRVALKSPLMTPIGGGFSSINVALRRHFDLYANVRPAISFPNTQARYSDLDLIVVRENTEGAYRSEGQTLSDDGEEAHGDICVTRKGSERIARYAYDMAKSTGRRKVTIVHKANIIKQASGLFLETARRVAAEYPEIETNELIVDNTCMQLVMKPEQFDVIVTTNLFGDILSDLCAGLVGGLGMAPGANIGQREAIFEAVHGSAPDIAGQGKANPCALMLGAAQMLDHLGKTNKAATLRRAIRETLEARDHLTPDLGGKGTTMSFAEAVARRC; encoded by the coding sequence ATGACAGATAGAATTGCAGTTATTCGCGGTGATGGTATCGGCCCTGAAATCATGGAGGCTACGTTGCATGTACTGGACGTGCTGAAAGCCGATCTTGAGTATGAGTTCGTCGAGGCAGGGATGAGCGCTTATGAAAAGACCGGTGAGCTGCTGCCGCAGGCCACGCTGGATACGATCGCGCGGCTACGCGTGGCGCTCAAGAGTCCACTGATGACGCCGATTGGCGGTGGCTTCTCTTCCATCAATGTGGCGCTGCGTCGTCACTTCGATCTTTATGCCAATGTGCGCCCAGCCATTAGCTTTCCCAATACGCAGGCCCGCTATAGCGATCTGGACCTGATCGTGGTGCGCGAGAATACCGAAGGGGCCTATCGCAGTGAAGGGCAGACGCTGTCCGACGACGGTGAAGAAGCCCACGGTGATATCTGTGTTACCCGTAAGGGCAGCGAACGCATTGCGCGCTATGCGTATGACATGGCGAAGAGCACCGGGCGCCGTAAGGTCACCATCGTGCACAAGGCCAATATCATCAAACAGGCCTCCGGGCTGTTTCTTGAGACAGCACGGCGGGTGGCCGCTGAGTATCCTGAGATCGAGACCAACGAGCTGATCGTCGATAACACCTGTATGCAGCTGGTCATGAAGCCCGAGCAGTTCGATGTCATCGTGACCACCAACCTGTTCGGCGATATCCTGTCCGATCTGTGTGCGGGTCTGGTCGGTGGGCTGGGCATGGCACCGGGGGCCAACATTGGCCAACGCGAGGCTATCTTCGAAGCTGTGCACGGCTCTGCGCCGGATATCGCGGGTCAGGGCAAGGCCAACCCCTGTGCGTTGATGCTGGGAGCCGCCCAGATGCTTGATCACCTTGGCAAGACCAATAAGGCCGCTACGCTGCGTCGGGCGATCCGTGAAACGCTCGAAGCGCGCGATCATCTGACCCCTGATTTGGGGGGCAAGGGCACCACGATGTCCTTCGCGGAGGCCGTCGCGCGTCGCTGCTGA
- a CDS encoding pyridoxal phosphate-dependent aminotransferase, with protein sequence MLYDIRGPIMDKAKQLEDDGHKIIKLNIGNLAVFGFDAPEEVQQDMIRNLPQSSGYSDSKGNFSARKAVVHYSQTQGIANVTMDDVYLGNGASELIAMATNALLDNGDELLIPAPDYPLWTAVTSLSGGEPVHYRCNEAEGWIPDLDDIRSKITPRTKGIVVINPNNPTGAIYPDSVLEGIIQIAREYELVILADEVYDKILYEGAKHTALASLSTDVLTLTFNSLSKSYRACGYRAGWLIVSGNKQAAKDYIEGLNMLANMKLCANVPGQWAIQTALGGTQSIEELVKEGGRLRRQRDLAYELINAIPGVSCVKPAAALYMFPRLDPEVYPIADDRQFFLELLEETHVMLVQGTGFNWPDPDHFRIVFLPYESDLREAIGRIADFLARYRQRHARLKSSQQQTSDDA encoded by the coding sequence GTGCTTTACGACATCCGTGGTCCGATCATGGACAAAGCCAAGCAGCTGGAAGATGACGGTCACAAGATCATCAAACTCAACATTGGCAACCTAGCGGTCTTTGGCTTCGACGCCCCAGAGGAAGTGCAGCAGGATATGATCCGCAACCTTCCCCAGTCGTCAGGCTACTCGGATAGCAAGGGCAATTTTTCAGCAAGGAAGGCTGTCGTCCACTACTCGCAGACCCAGGGTATCGCCAATGTCACGATGGACGACGTCTATCTGGGGAACGGTGCCTCCGAGCTGATCGCAATGGCCACCAATGCCCTGCTCGACAACGGCGATGAACTGCTCATCCCAGCCCCGGACTATCCGCTGTGGACCGCCGTCACCAGCCTGTCAGGGGGCGAGCCAGTGCACTATCGGTGCAACGAGGCCGAAGGGTGGATACCCGATCTGGACGATATCCGCAGCAAGATCACACCCCGCACCAAAGGGATCGTTGTGATCAACCCTAACAACCCGACGGGGGCCATCTACCCTGACAGCGTGCTGGAAGGGATCATTCAGATCGCACGCGAGTATGAACTGGTCATTCTTGCTGACGAAGTCTACGACAAGATCCTGTATGAAGGTGCAAAGCATACGGCACTCGCCAGCCTGTCCACCGACGTACTGACCCTCACTTTCAACTCGCTGTCGAAAAGCTACCGCGCCTGCGGCTACCGCGCGGGCTGGCTGATCGTGTCTGGGAATAAGCAGGCGGCCAAGGACTACATCGAAGGCTTGAACATGCTCGCCAATATGAAGCTGTGTGCCAATGTGCCGGGGCAGTGGGCAATCCAGACAGCGCTAGGCGGCACCCAGAGTATCGAAGAGCTGGTCAAGGAAGGTGGCAGACTGCGCCGTCAGCGCGATCTGGCCTATGAACTGATCAATGCGATTCCTGGCGTGAGCTGCGTCAAGCCAGCCGCGGCGCTATACATGTTCCCGCGCCTCGATCCTGAGGTATACCCCATCGCCGACGACCGACAGTTCTTCCTAGAACTGCTGGAAGAGACGCATGTCATGCTCGTGCAGGGGACCGGCTTCAACTGGCCCGATCCGGATCACTTCCGCATCGTGTTCTTACCTTACGAATCCGATCTGCGCGAAGCCATCGGGCGCATCGCCGACTTTTTGGCCCGCTACCGTCAGCGGCATGCCCGCCTGAAGAGTTCGCAGCAGCAGACGTCGGACGACGCCTGA
- a CDS encoding HAD family hydrolase, with amino-acid sequence MSRLTARHWVFDMDGTLTRAIHDFDLMRRTMSVPAGIDILDYLNALPRDEAERHFQWLRQYEYELAEQAQPAEGIHDLLSQLLEQGVTLGLLTRNMAPLARLTLERAGLSGFFPDETLLGRDDAEPKPDPDGLNRLASQWQVAPSSLVMVGDSIIDVMTGRAAGAYTVLMHSDDEEAQALADLSVTTADALIARLGRRA; translated from the coding sequence ATGTCCCGACTGACAGCTCGACATTGGGTCTTCGACATGGATGGCACCTTGACGCGGGCTATCCACGATTTCGACCTGATGCGGCGCACGATGAGCGTCCCGGCAGGAATCGATATCCTCGATTACCTGAATGCCCTGCCTCGCGATGAGGCGGAGCGCCATTTCCAGTGGCTGCGCCAGTACGAGTACGAATTGGCCGAGCAGGCCCAGCCCGCAGAGGGCATCCACGACCTGCTGTCGCAGTTGCTGGAGCAGGGCGTCACGCTGGGACTGCTGACCCGCAACATGGCACCCCTGGCGCGCCTGACGCTGGAGCGTGCCGGACTTTCCGGCTTTTTCCCCGATGAAACGTTGCTGGGGCGAGACGATGCCGAGCCGAAGCCCGATCCCGATGGCCTGAACCGTCTGGCCTCGCAGTGGCAGGTTGCTCCGTCGTCGCTGGTGATGGTCGGCGACAGCATTATCGACGTGATGACCGGGCGCGCTGCGGGGGCCTATACGGTCCTGATGCACTCTGATGACGAAGAAGCGCAGGCGCTGGCGGATCTGAGTGTCACTACGGCGGATGCACTGATCGCACGGTTGGGTCGTCGCGCATGA
- a CDS encoding YitT family protein, with protein MMDMSDPRPRHHPLEDALALVIGILLISFGVQCYLFQHFLTGSTAGMAFLISYVSSWSFGSCFFIINLPFYVLSFMRMGWRFTVRTFIAVAMLSCVSNVLSGKLTLFGHHMEPLQGMQMHPLYASVMGGLLMGVGFLILFRHGFSLGGINILALFCQKQFGIRAGLLQMIIDLCLMAVAFTLLPWDAVLYSVIGAVLLNLVLLMNFSNKRYIAFS; from the coding sequence ATGATGGATATGTCTGACCCGCGGCCTCGCCACCATCCTCTCGAGGATGCGCTGGCGCTGGTCATTGGTATCCTGTTGATCTCCTTTGGCGTGCAGTGTTACCTGTTCCAGCATTTCCTGACCGGTAGCACGGCAGGCATGGCCTTTCTGATCAGCTACGTCTCTTCGTGGTCGTTTGGTTCCTGTTTCTTCATCATCAACCTGCCTTTCTATGTGCTGTCGTTCATGAGAATGGGGTGGCGGTTCACTGTGCGCACCTTCATTGCCGTGGCGATGCTGTCCTGCGTGTCGAATGTGCTGTCCGGTAAGCTCACGCTGTTCGGTCATCACATGGAACCGTTGCAGGGCATGCAGATGCACCCGCTCTACGCCAGCGTGATGGGTGGGTTGTTGATGGGCGTCGGCTTTCTGATCCTGTTCCGGCATGGGTTCAGCCTCGGGGGCATCAACATTCTGGCGCTGTTTTGTCAGAAGCAGTTCGGCATTCGCGCCGGGTTGCTCCAGATGATTATCGACCTGTGCTTGATGGCCGTCGCGTTCACGCTGTTGCCGTGGGATGCCGTGCTGTATTCCGTGATTGGGGCTGTGCTGCTCAACCTGGTACTGCTGATGAACTTCAGTAACAAGCGGTATATTGCATTCAGCTAA
- the gloA gene encoding lactoylglutathione lyase has protein sequence MAFTEQAAGVSEQVAPQTKGFTLNHSMVRIKDPKITLDFYTRIFGMRLLRKLDFPEMSFSLYFLANLDEDASVPSDTADRNQWTFSQRGLLELTHNWGTEDDADFHYHNGNAQPQGYGHICFAVPDLSAAVEWFDANNVEFVKRPEQGKMRDVAFVKDPDGYWIEIVQPDLCRSLGL, from the coding sequence ATGGCTTTCACCGAACAGGCTGCCGGCGTCAGCGAACAGGTCGCGCCGCAGACCAAGGGCTTCACGCTCAACCACAGCATGGTGCGCATCAAGGATCCGAAGATCACGCTCGACTTCTATACGCGAATTTTTGGCATGCGACTGCTGCGCAAGCTCGACTTCCCGGAAATGTCCTTCTCGCTCTACTTCTTGGCTAATCTGGACGAGGATGCCAGCGTGCCCAGCGACACCGCTGACCGCAACCAGTGGACGTTCTCACAGCGAGGCCTGCTGGAGCTAACCCATAACTGGGGCACGGAAGATGACGCCGATTTCCACTATCACAACGGCAACGCTCAGCCGCAGGGCTATGGTCATATCTGTTTCGCCGTACCAGACCTAAGCGCCGCCGTTGAATGGTTCGATGCCAACAACGTCGAGTTCGTTAAGCGCCCAGAGCAGGGGAAAATGCGCGACGTCGCCTTCGTCAAGGATCCCGACGGCTACTGGATCGAAATCGTCCAGCCCGATCTGTGCCGCTCACTGGGCCTGTAA
- a CDS encoding MFS transporter: MSHAVPQREEDPALSSQQRGALIAVAIGLSMITLDGSALNQALPAIQRELMATSTQLQWIVTAYTLPLAGLLLLAGVLGDRWGQGRLFTGALLGFAATSLWCALGQSSGALIAARTAQGIAAAGILPMTLSLMGQLFPERAARIQAVNTISIVASVAMVLGPFMGGVLTQLVGWRSIFWLNVPVGLFGAWLAFRHLPHFPPHRRPMDLAGTLVAMLSLCVFIGGLIESSSLPWLHPRVLGALVLGVLGAVVFVMIERRVHHPMLPLTIFRHGLFTAASLSGMAFQFAGYGILFLVALFSQKAWHMNALDASLLAFPFTLMLVIVSLWVNPRLHLSARGRMLIGSSIALCGSLLMAFLSGRDSWPLIVIGLTLMGGGLMLYSPTLNVVATSCQDKAFGGGLASGIYHTSRQIGMAFGMALLGGLGTISGEWAIWGARAGMLLISLASFIVLLLAWRWIKT, from the coding sequence ATGTCACATGCCGTGCCCCAGAGAGAGGAAGATCCCGCTTTATCGTCGCAGCAGCGAGGCGCGCTGATTGCTGTGGCGATCGGACTGTCCATGATTACGCTGGACGGCAGTGCACTGAATCAGGCGCTGCCCGCCATTCAACGAGAGTTGATGGCCACCTCGACTCAGCTGCAATGGATCGTGACGGCCTACACGCTGCCGCTGGCGGGCTTGCTGTTGCTGGCAGGTGTGCTCGGGGACCGTTGGGGGCAGGGGCGACTGTTCACCGGTGCGCTACTGGGGTTTGCCGCAACATCGCTGTGGTGTGCGCTGGGGCAGTCATCGGGGGCACTAATTGCCGCGCGCACTGCACAGGGTATTGCCGCCGCTGGCATTCTACCCATGACGCTGTCGCTGATGGGGCAGCTCTTTCCCGAACGCGCTGCCCGCATTCAGGCCGTCAATACCATCTCCATCGTGGCGTCCGTTGCGATGGTGCTTGGACCGTTCATGGGCGGCGTGCTGACCCAGCTAGTCGGGTGGCGTTCGATTTTCTGGCTGAACGTGCCGGTCGGTCTGTTCGGTGCGTGGCTGGCATTCCGTCATCTGCCGCATTTCCCACCGCATCGGCGGCCCATGGATCTGGCGGGCACGCTGGTCGCGATGCTGTCGCTGTGTGTTTTCATCGGTGGCCTGATCGAGAGCAGCTCGCTGCCGTGGTTGCATCCCCGTGTACTGGGAGCACTGGTGCTGGGTGTGCTGGGGGCGGTTGTATTCGTCATGATTGAACGGCGCGTGCACCATCCGATGCTGCCGCTGACGATCTTTCGCCACGGCCTATTTACTGCCGCCTCGCTGAGCGGCATGGCGTTTCAGTTCGCGGGGTACGGCATTCTGTTTCTGGTAGCGCTGTTTTCGCAGAAGGCATGGCATATGAATGCGCTGGACGCCAGTCTGCTGGCGTTCCCCTTTACACTGATGCTGGTGATTGTGTCGCTGTGGGTGAACCCGCGCTTACATCTGAGTGCGCGGGGACGCATGCTGATCGGTAGCAGCATTGCCCTGTGCGGCAGTCTGCTGATGGCGTTTCTGAGTGGCCGCGATAGCTGGCCGCTGATCGTCATCGGTCTGACCCTGATGGGCGGTGGGCTGATGCTGTATTCGCCAACCCTTAACGTGGTCGCAACCTCCTGCCAGGACAAAGCCTTCGGTGGAGGGTTGGCCTCCGGTATCTACCATACGTCTCGACAGATCGGTATGGCGTTCGGGATGGCACTGCTGGGCGGGCTGGGCACTATTAGCGGCGAGTGGGCGATCTGGGGCGCGCGCGCAGGCATGCTGCTGATTTCTCTGGCTTCCTTTATTGTGCTGTTGTTGGCTTGGCGCTGGATAAAGACATGA